In the genome of Pusillimonas sp. T7-7, the window ACCACCGCGTGGGTGGCTCCAAACAGCTCAAGGTCAATGTCCGCATCATCGCCGCCACCAACCGCGACCCCAAACATGCCGTAATAAGTGGCAATTTCCGCTCAGATCTGCTTTATCGGCTGGCCGTTTTTCCAGTATGGATTCCGCCGCTGCGCGAGCGCAAGAAAGACATTGTTTATTTTGCGCAACGCTTCGTCGACGAACTCAATGAACAGGAAAAAACCCAGAAAACATTGTCTCCATCAGCGGCCAAAGTACTCGAATCACATAACTGGCCCGGTAATATTCGTGAACTCAAGAATGTCATTACTCGTGCCCATATCCTGTCGGATGACATTCTTGAAATCCCTCCCGTTGGCGCCGTATCGCGCAGCAAGAAGCCCGAAACGCTCCAGGGAGTGCTCAAGATTCCAATCGGCACCTCCCTGTCGGGTGCGCAACACGCCCTCATTATGGCCACCTTGGACCATTACCAAGGAGACAAACGCCGTACGGCCCTCGCCTTAGGCATCAGTCCAAAAACGCTCTATAACCGTCTTACCCAACTTCGCAAGGGCGACAGCAGCCACCCCACCGACTGAGTCATGGCACTTCTTACACCTGTCGGTAATTTATAAAGCCCTGCATCGTCACGGCACGGCCCTTGCTGCTATAGAGGAAGTCCTTATAAAGGCTGGCACCGCTTTTGCTTGACTCTATCCAAGTACCCAATAAAAAGGCCACTTTGATTGAGGAGCAAACCAGTGACACAGATACGCGTTGAACAACAGGCCCGCCAACAACTTTCCCTGACGCCCAAGCAGCAGCAATCCGTCAAACTGCTGCAGATGTCAACACTTGAGTTCAGCCAAGAAATCAGTGCCGCCATGGCCAACAACCCTTTTCTTGAGGAGCCGGAAGAGAGTGTAGACGCGCCACCTGCCCAACAGACCCTGCCTGAAAAAACACTTTCTTCCTATCCGGGCGACTATCCGGGCCGAGGCAATAACGATCAAGCCCATAGCGACGTGGGGGAATGGGCCCGAGGCGGCGCCTCTATGCAAGATGCCCTGCTGGCCGACCTATGCAGCTATCCTCTGAACGAACGCGACCGGGCGCTGGCGGAGCATATCATCGAAGCCCTGGACGATGACGGCTATCTGCGTGCGCCATTTTCGGAACTGGCTGGTACCGAGGCGTTTGCTCACGCTCCAAGCAACGACGAGTGGGAAATCGCCCTGCATCTTGTACAGCAGCTGGGCACGCCCGGCTTGGGCGCGCGCGACCTGAAGGAATGCATGATTCTGCAGCTCAACGCGTTGCCCTCCACAACAGACTGCGGGAAGCTGGCCCTGGGTATTATTTTGGATCACCTGGATACATTGGCGCGCGGGGACTATGCCGGCCTGGCCCGCAGCCTACACTGCTCGAAAGACGACATACAGGCCGCATGCTCGCTGATACGCAGCCTTGACCCCCACCCCGGCCGAAGCTATAGCCCGGTCGATCCGTCCACCTTCATTATTCCCGATGTCACGGTTCGCAAGGTCGGCATGCACTGGACAGCCGTATCGAATAAGGACGCCATACCACAGGCCCGGCTCAATGCCACCTATGCCCGCTTGTTCCGCGGCACGCGCTATAACGAACGCAGCCTGATGGCCCAAGAGCTGCAGGAAGCCCGGTGGCTGCTGCGCAGCCTTGAGCAACGCAGCAACACCATAGAACGCGTGGCGCAGGCCATCGTCGCACGCCAACAGACGTTTTTCGACTACGGCGAGATCGCGCTGCGGCCCCTCATGCTCAGCGAAGTCGCCGATGAGCTGGGCATGCACGAGTCCACCGTCTCACGTGCAACCAGCCATAAATATCTGGCATCGCCTCGCGGCATCTTCGAGTTCAAGCACTTTTTTTCACGCGAGCTGCCCACCCGATCGGGCGGCACATGTTCGGCCGGCGCCGTGCGGGCGCTGATACAGGAAATGATTGATGACGAGGACCCCAAGTCACCACTTTCCGACGTCATACTGACACACAAGCTTGAGCATGAAGGGATCGTCGTGGCACGCCGGACCGTGTCCAAATACCGGGCCCAGATCAAAATCCCCCCTGCGGAACTGCGCCGTACCCTTTGAGCGCCATACAGCGCAAGATGCAAAGGCGGGCCAAGTCCAGTTAAAATGGCCTATTTGCCGTTATCTGGCCTTTTGCCATGCCCGCCTCAACCCATTCCAGCGCCATCACAGCACACCCCGTCCAATGACCGCATCCCACTATGCCGTCAGGGCTGAAAATATACATAAATCGTTTGGTTCGAACGAAGTGCTGCGTGGTATCTCGTTTGCCGCCGAGCAGGGTGAAGTGCTGTCCATCATTGGCGCATCAGGCTCGGGAAAAAGCACATTGCTGCGCTGTATCAATCACTTGGTGGTTCCTGACGAAGGCGTCGTGCATATAGGTACGGAAACATTGCGCAGCCATAAACGGCGCGATGGTGTCGCAATCAGTACCGACACCCGGCAGCTGGAACGCGTACGCGCCCGGCTGGGAATGGTGTTTCAGAACTTCAATTTATGGTCGCATCGCAATGTGCTGCAAAACCTGCTCGAAGGCCCCCTGCACGTCCAGCGCATTCCCAAGGCCCAGGCCACCGAGCATGCTCTGGGCCTGCTGGCCAAGGTAGGCCTGTCCGACAAAAAAGACGCTTACCCCAACGAATTATCCGGCGGCCAGCAGCAACGCGTTGCCATCGCCCGCGCCCTGGCCATGAACCCCGATGTCCTGCTGTTCGACGAACCCACCTCGGCGCTTGACCCCGAAATGGTGGGCGAGGTGCTACGGGTCATACGCCAGCTTGCCGACGAAGGCCGCAGCATGATCCTGGTTACACACGAAATGAAGTTCGCACGCGAGGTCTCGGACCACACCATCTTCATGCACAACGGCCAAATCGAAGAAGAAGGCCCACCCAGCCGCTTGTTCGACGAGCCCACATCAGAACGACTGCGCCAGTTCCTGCTTCCCGCTTACTAAGGGCCCGAACAGGCCTGTTTTGGTAATATCCTGAACTCAGCGGCGTCAGCGCCCAACGCGTGCCGTGCAAGCCATGAGCCACAAGAACAACCACCGGCTGTACCCAGCCACTCAAAGGAACTAACGTGATCACAACTTTTTTACAGAAAGCCGTGCTTGGCGCCGGCCTGGCGCTGGTGGGGCTATCCGCCACCGCCGACACCCTGAAGATCGGTACCGAAGGCGGCTACCCCCCCTGGAGCATGGTCGATGCCAGCGGCAAGGTCAGCGGCTTCGACGCCGACGTCGGCAACGCATTGTGCAAAGAGCTGGATGCCGACTGCCGCTTTGTCGTTCAGGCCTTCGACAGCCTGATTCCCTCGCTGGACGCCAATCGTTTTGACCTGATCATTTCTGGCATGTCAGTGACCCCCGAACGCAGCAAGCGTATTACCTTCAGCATTCCCTATGCGGTGGAAGATGCCATTTTCGTACTGCCCAAAGACAGCGAACTCATCACCGCCGACAGCCCTGAAGCGATTTTCAAAGGCCTGGCAGGCAAGACAGTAGGCGTGCAGGGCGGCACCACTCATGGCGATTATCTGCGTCAAAAAGCCGGCGACCTGAACATCAAAAACTACGATACGCTTGACCAGATGCAGATAGACCTGGACGCGGGTCGCCTGGATGCAACATTTGCCGACCTGACCTCGCAATCGAAATTCCTGAAGAAAGTCGGAGACAAGGATTTTTCCTTGTCCAAACTGGTCATCAAGGGATCCTCCGCCCCCGAAGTACTGGGTTACGGCATTGGCATCGGCATCAACAAAAACAACACCGAGCTGAAAGAAAAAGTCGATGCCGCGCTGTGCAAGCTCATCAACGACGGCACCGTCAAGACCTCTAGTGAAAAATGGTTCGATATCGACATATCGAACTACGAGGTCTGCAAGAAGTAAACACCCATGCTAGAGACGATACTCTCGGTGCTGCGCGAAGGATGGGGCTGGACGCTCCTGCGTGGCGCCGTCATGACCTTGCTGATTTCAGTGCTGGGCATGGCCTTGGGTATCGTCATAGGCATTCTGGGCGCCAGCATCAAGACCTCGGGGCCCAGGCTCCTGGGCCTGCTGGTCGGCATTTACACCACCATAGTACGCAGCATTCCAGAGCTGCTCATTATCTATCTGCTGTTCTTCGGCTCAGTCCAGGCCGCCTCTGACTTGGCTGATGCGCTGAGCTGGCAAGACGCGATGACCAGCTGGTTTCCCGCCCTGGTAGGCATCTTGGCCATCGGGCTGATTGCCGGCTCTTACGCAGTGGAAGTGTTTCGCGGCGCACTCAAGGCCATTCCAACGGGCCAGATCGAAGCCGCTCGCGCGATTGGCATGTCTGCTCGCCAGCGCCTGTTCCGTATCGTCATGCCACAAATGTTCTGGTATGCCTTGCCGGGCGCCAACAACGTATGGCAAACCGCACTCAAAGACACCGCCCTGATCTCGCTGGTGGGCCTGGTGGAAATCATGCGCGCCGCCGTACTGGGAGCCGCGGCAACACGTGAACCACTGGCGTTGTACCTGATGGCCGGCGCCCTGTACTTCATGATTGGCGCTACCAGCCAGGGGGTTTTTGTACTTGCAGAACGCCGTTATGGCCACGGCATGAAGGCGCATGCATGATGGATGCCGATCTGTTCCAACACACCATCGTCAACCTTTTCCAGGGTTTCGGCTTAAGCGTCTATATTGGGTTGACCTCCATCCTTCTGGCATCGCTGATCGGCCTTGCCCTGGCCCTGATGCGCGGCACACCCAATACCCTGGCCGCACGGTTTTCCTTTGCATACAGCACCTGCTTTCGTGGCACACCCTTGCTGGTGCAGTTGTTCATTCTGTACTACGGAATCGGCACCCTGGGCTTTGTACGCGAAAGCCCCGTCTTGTGGTGGCTATTCAGCGACGGCGGACGCTGCGCCATCTTGGCAATAGGCCTGAACAGCGGCGCCTATGTCAGTGAAGTGCTGCGTGGCGGATTCCAGTCTGTGCCCAAAGGCCAGATCGAGGCTGCTCAAGCCTGTGGCATGTCCGCCCTGATGCGCTTCCGGCGCATCGTGTTTCCATTGGCCATCCGCCAAGCCCTGCCCGCCTACAGCAATGAAATCGTGCTGGCCATCAAAGGCACCAGCCTGGCGTCCACGATTGCCGTCATGGAACTTACCGGCCATGCCAAGCGCCTGATGAACCAGAACTACGCTATTATCGAAACCTTCGTACTGGCCGGCGCCCTGTACCTGATGATTAATTTTTCCTTGCTGGCCTGCCTGCATATGGTGGAGCGCAGGCTCAAGCATTGAACGGCGCAAGGTCGCAGAAAGAGAACACTATTCAATGAAGACCAAGCTCTTGCCAACCATAGCCCTATTAGGCACGGGCGGCACCATCGCCTCTACCGCTGCCAGCAATACGGCCCTGACCGACTACACGGTGACCGAAGGCATAGACGCGCTATTGACGGCTGTTCCAGCCTTGGCTGCACTGGCGAATATCCAGTGCGAGCAGGTCTTCAACGTCGACAGCCGCAATATCACCAACACCATGCTGCTCAAGCTGGCCAACAAGGTCAACCGCCTGCTGGACGACCCCGCCATCGACGGCGCTGTCATCACGCATGGCACCGATACGCTGGAAGAAACGGCTTACTTCCTGAACCTTGTCGTAAAAAGCACCAAACCTGTTGTACTGGTGGGGGCCATGCGGCCAGCTTCCGCCTTGAGCGCCGATGGGCCATTGAACTTGTACAACGCCGTATTGCTGGCCGCCTCGCCGCAGGCGCACGGCCTGGGTGTACTGGTTACACTGAATGACAGCGTCCATGCTGCCGGCTTGGTCAGTAAAGTCAATACATCCCACGTTCAGGCCTTCAGCTCCCATGAGCAGGGCAGCCTGGGACAAATCACGCATGGCCGACTTCAGCTATTCCAGAAGCCCTATCGCGCTCACACCACCAATACCGTATTCCAGTTGCAGGGCATTAAAAAACTGCCTTCGGTCGATATCATGTATGACCATCAGAGCGCCGGGTTGCATCTGTACGAAGCCGCCATCGCCTCAGGCGTACAAGGCATAGTCATTGCCGGCAGCGGCAACGGCAGCCTGTCGCCCCGGGCTGAAAAAGGCGTTCGCCTGGCCAAGAAGCATCAGATTCCCTGCGTACGCAGCAGCCGCACAGGCTCAGGCATGGTTACGCCCAGCCAGAACGACGCACGGCGCGGCCTGATCGCTGCCCTGGCACTCAACCCGCAGAAAGCGCGCATACTGCTGATGCTGTCCCTGGCACACACCAGCGATCGCGCCACGATCCAGTCATATTTCGAGTGTTATTGAGCTTGCTGAAACGGCTTAGTCCAGCGACCGCTGGCTTTCAAATCGCCGCAGCTGTCCACTGACCGGATCCACAAACTCGATGCTGCGCGCCAGCAGTTGCAGGGGACGGCTGAAATCGTCGTCACGCGCATAAGCCTTCAGCTCGGGATAAAAATCATCATGGCGTATAGGCATGCCCAGGGCACTCATATGCACACGCAATTGATGTTTACGCCCTGTGTGCGGACGCAAACGGTATCGCCCCCACTTGCCCATGGCTTCCATCAATTCGATCTGTGTTTCGCTATTCGGTTCGCCTGGCACCTCGCGCATGGTGAAATGCCCTGGGCGCGCCGCCATACTGCTGCGATGCACCAGGGGAAATGCCAAATCACTGCGTAATGGGGCAATCGCCTCGTATTCCTTGCGCACATTGCGGGTTTGAAACAGCGCCTGATATACGCCACGGCTTTCGGGGTCGGCGCAGAACAACAGAACACCCGCGGTATCCCTGTCCAGCCTGTGGATGGGGCTAAGCTCCGGCAAACCCAGCGACTGACGCAAGCGCACCAAGGCCGTTTCCTTAAGATAGCGGCCGCCGGGAATACTCGCCAGGAAATGAGGCTTGTCTGCCACGACCAGGTGGTCGTCGCGGAACAGCACCGGCAAGTCGTAAGGCACACGGGTTTCTTGCGGTACCTCCCGGTAATACCATAACCAGCCCAGCGGCTGGTACGGACTATCAAGCGTTTGGGCCACGCCGGCCTCATCCACGATATCGCCACGCGCAAGCCGGTCGAGCAGTACATCACGCGGCACATGCGGAAAACGCTCAAGCAGATAGTCACGCAGCAATGCCCAAGGCCCTTGGGGCAAATAGACGCGGCTGGGCGCCACACCATCGCGCGCCGGCAACGGCGCATTGCGCACAAACTCTATACGCTGTGCCTGCCTCAAGAGCCCGTCCAGTCAAGAACAACCTTGCCGCTTTGGCCAGACAGCATCGCATCAAAGCCTTCACGATACTGATCTACAGAATACCGATGCGTGATGATGGGCGATAGATCAAGCCCGCTTTGCAACATGGCTACCATTTTGTACCAGGTCTCGAACATCTCGCGGCCATAAATGCCCTTGATCTCGAGCCCTTTGAAAATCACCTGATTCCAGTCTATGCCTACTCCGGCGGGCAACAAGCCCAGCATGGCGATCTTTCCGCCATGATTCATCTGCTCAAGCATGCTGGTAAAGGCACTGGGTACACCCGACATCTCCAGGCCCACATCAAAGCCCTCGGCCATGCCTAGCTCGTCCATTACATCGCGCAATGATTCACGCGACACATTGACGGTACGGCTCGCACCCATCTTGGCGGCCAGCTCAAGGCGATAGTCATTGACATCGGTGATCACCACATTGCGCGCGCCAACATGCCTGGCAATCGCCGCTGCCATCGCGCCTATCGGCCCCGCACCCGTGATCAGCACGTCTTCACCAACCAGATTGAATGCCAGCGCAGTATGCGTGGCATTGCCATATGGATCAAAAATGGCGGCCAATTCATCGGGCACATCGTCGGGAATTTTGAAGGCATTGAAAGCCGGAATGGCGAGGTATTCGGCAAAGGCGCCCGGCCGATTTACGCCTACACCCTGTGTATTACGGCACAAATGGCGGCGTCCGGCCCGACAGTTACGGCAGAACCCGCAAGTAATATGCCCTTCACCCGATACCCGGTCGCCGATATTGAAGCCACTGACTTCCTGTCCGATTTCAACGATCTCGCCCACGTACTCATGGCCCACGTGCATGGGCACCGGTATTGTCTTGCTGGCCCAGTCATCCCACTTCCAGATATGAATATCCGTTCCGCAGATGGCTGTTTTCCTGATCTTGATCAGGACGTCGTTATGGCCAACAACGGGTCGTTCAACTTCGGTAAGCGTAAGGCCTTCAACAGGCTCAAGTTTGGCAAGGGCACGCATGGCGGGCTCCGAAAGGAAGAGGGCCTATTATAAATCTGAGGCAAGGAGCCCGTATTCAGCGATTCGGCAATATGCAGGTAAAGCAGCCAGTTCAGGAAATCACACCCAGCCGACGGCCCGCCTTTTCAAACGCCGCCACAGCCTGATCAATCTGATCTGAAGTATGCGCCGCGCTCATCTGCGTACGAATCCGCGCCCGCCCCTTGGGCACCACCGGGTACGAAAAACCAATCACATACACACCTTCAGCCAGCAAAGCCTCTGCCATATCGGCCGCCAGCCTTGCGTCGCCAAACATCACCGGAATAATCGGATGCTCCCCCGGCACCAGCTCAAACCCCAGCGACGCCATCGCAGCCCGAAACTGCCGCCCATTGGCATGCACCCGCGTACGCAAATCCCGACCCTCATCACTCGCCAGCAGCTCGAGCACCCGCAACGACGCCGACACAATCGCAGGCGCCAGCGTATTCGAAAATAGATACGGGCGCGAACGCTGACGCAGCAGTTCAACCACCAAAGCATTGGCCGCCACATAGCCCCCCGATGCCCCGCCCAGCGCCTTACCCAAAGTACCCGTCAGCACATCCACCCGGCCTTCCACACCGCAATACTCCGGCGTCCCTCGGCCATTCTCGCCAATAAACCCCACGGCATGAGAATCGTCCACCATCACCAAGGCATTGAACTCGTCTGCCAGATCGCAAATTGATTTCAGGTCGGCAATAATGCCGTCCATGGAAAAAACACCATCGGTGGCAATCAGCTTATAACGCACTCCCGCCGCATCAGCCGCCTCCAGCTGCGCGCGCAGGTCGGCCATATTATTATTCTTGTAGCGATAGCGCTTGGCCTTGCACAAGCGTACGCCGTCGATAATGCTGGCGTGGTTCAACTCATCGCTAATGACCGCATCCTGCTCATCGAGCAATACCTCGAACAGCCCGCCATTGGCATCAAAGCAGCTGGAATACAAAATGGCATCGTCCATCTTCAAAAAACTTGCCAGGCTTTGCTCCAGCGCCTTATGGCCGGTTTGGGTTCCACAGATAAAGCGTACCGACGCCAGACCAAAACCCGCAGCATCCAGGCCTTGCTTCGCAGCTTCGATCAGACGCGCGTCGTTGGCCAGCCCCAGGTAATTATTCGCGCAGAAATTCAACACCCGGCTGCCATCGGCCAACTCAACCCGAGCCGACTGCTGCCCAGCCATGACACGCTCGGTCTTGTAAAAGCCGTCACTGCGCAACTGCTCGATTTGCGCACTCACATTCTGAAGAAAAGCATTCCGCATTGCCTGCCCGCCTGTAAAAAATACTGAGCTGACAATATACTGCAGGATCAAAAAAGGCCAGCCCCGCAAAGAGACTGGCCTTTATACGCGCGTCAAAAAACGTCAGACTGGCACTGGCGCAGGCATGCCTTCACGCCGCAGGCGAACGCCCTGCTTGAACCAAATGAGCGCCAGAATCAACAAGGCAGGCACATAGAACCAGAACTCAGATGGGCGGTTCGGATTGGGCACCTTGATTTCTGCGATGTCCCAACCCTGCTCCCAACCAGCGCGTCTGGCCTGGCTGCCAAAGCGCACGGCGGCGATCTGCGCTTGGTCGCCCAGTGCCATCACCGTTACGCCGGCCGCCGACAGGCGCGCCAGACCTGCCGCATCGCCGGTGGCTTCGCTGCCTTCAGGCAGAGCAGCCAATGGCACGGCAACTGTTTTCTGCTTGTCTTCGCCTTCCAGACTCATACCCTTGATCTGCACAACCAGACGTCCCTTGGGAGGCATCTCGGCAGCAACCTTGAGCAGTTCGGCTGCGGGGCGCACTTCATATTTTGGCGCCACATAATTCATGAAAAAGTCTGGGCGGAACAGCATGAAAGTGACCAACAGCAGCAACACGACTTCCAGCCAGGTTGCCTTGGAGCGCATCCATCTCATGGTTGCAGCAGCAAAAGTCAATGAAGCCAGTATGGCCCCGCCTACCACCAGAATCAGCTCTCCCGTCCCTTCGACATCGATCAGTAACAGCAAAGGATTGAAGATGAACATGAAGGGCAACACGGCGGTACGCATTGCGTATGTGACTCCCTGGACACCCGTTTTGATGGGATCCTCGCCCGAAATCGCCGCCGCGGCAAACGTAGCCAGGCCCACTGGCGGCGTAATGTCGGCCATGATGCCGTAATAGAACACAAACATGTGCACGGCAATCAGCGGAATGACCAGGCCGCTTTGCGCGCCCAGCTCAACCACCACCGGCGCCATCAGCGTTGCCATCAAGATGTAATTTGCCGTGGTCGGCATGCCCAAGCCCAATACCAGGCACACAGCGGCGGTGAAGACCAGCATCAACAGCACGTTGCCCATGGACACCAGCTCGACGAATGCAGTCATGCGCAGGCCCAGCCCAGTCAGGGTGATGGCGCCCACAATCAGCCCTGCAGTGCCGCAGGCAATGGCGATGCCTATCATGTTGCGTGCGCCTTCCTGCAGGCCGGTAACGGTTTCCGAAACTCCTGTCTTGACCGCCGGAGCTACGGACTGCTTGCGGAACCAGGCGATCAAGGGGCGCTGGGTGAGCATCTGCAGAACCATGGCCACCACAGCCCAGAAAGCCGATAGGCCGGCCGAGAACTGTTCGACAGTCAGGCACCAGACTAAAATGCCAATGGGAATCAGGAAGTACAAACCCGAACGCACTGTGGGCCAGGACTCGGGCCTGACTGGATTGGTAATGCTGATCTCGGTGGGCAGATCGGGATGCTTTGCACTAATACGCAACAGCCACAGATACAGAGCGACCAATATGCAAACCAATATGGGCGTTGCCGCCTCGCCCGCCACTGCCTGAACCCCAACGCCAACCCAGTACACCAGCGCCATCACAATCAGGCTGCCTGCTATACCCATACCCCAACCCGCCAGCTTCTGCAGGAAAGTGCGAGGCTGGCCGGACGACATCATAGGCTGTATGCCAAGCTTCAGCGCCTCTAGGTGGACGATGTAAAACAGCGCAATATACGAAATACTGGCTGGCAGCAAAGCGTGGCGCAAAATATCGGTATAGGGTATGCCTACGTACTCGATCATCAGAAAGGCGGCCGCCCCCATCACCGGCGGCATGATTTGCCCATTCACCGATGATGCGGTTTCAATCGCGCCTGCACGTATGCCGCCATAGCCCGCCTTTTTCATCAGCGGAATGGTGAAGATGCCTCCCGTAACCACGTTGGCCACTGACGACGCCGACACAATGCCATTGACGGCGGACGATACCACCGCGACCTTGGCTGGGCCGCCACGCAAGTGCCCCAGCAAGGCAAAGGACACCTGCATCATGTAATTGCCGGCGCCGCAACGATCAAGCAGCGAGCCCAGCAAAACAAAAATGAATATATAAGACACCGATACGCCCAGCGCGACACCGT includes:
- a CDS encoding TRAP transporter fused permease subunit, with translation MSTSSSPTAVDQQNNARLEQLVADVDRGGRNVGGITGAVLFCGAIAWSLFQLWYASPLPFALNLGIFNDTEARALHLGIAMFLGYLAYPARKSSPRDKMPPIDWVLAIIAGFCGAYLFLFYKELATRPGIPTTMDITVAAIGLVLLLEVTRRALGAPMAILGAVFVAYVFLGPWLPDALAHRGASIERLVSHMWLTTEGVYGVALGVSVSYIFIFVLLGSLLDRCGAGNYMMQVSFALLGHLRGGPAKVAVVSSAVNGIVSASSVANVVTGGIFTIPLMKKAGYGGIRAGAIETASSVNGQIMPPVMGAAAFLMIEYVGIPYTDILRHALLPASISYIALFYIVHLEALKLGIQPMMSSGQPRTFLQKLAGWGMGIAGSLIVMALVYWVGVGVQAVAGEAATPILVCILVALYLWLLRISAKHPDLPTEISITNPVRPESWPTVRSGLYFLIPIGILVWCLTVEQFSAGLSAFWAVVAMVLQMLTQRPLIAWFRKQSVAPAVKTGVSETVTGLQEGARNMIGIAIACGTAGLIVGAITLTGLGLRMTAFVELVSMGNVLLMLVFTAAVCLVLGLGMPTTANYILMATLMAPVVVELGAQSGLVIPLIAVHMFVFYYGIMADITPPVGLATFAAAAISGEDPIKTGVQGVTYAMRTAVLPFMFIFNPLLLLIDVEGTGELILVVGGAILASLTFAAATMRWMRSKATWLEVVLLLLVTFMLFRPDFFMNYVAPKYEVRPAAELLKVAAEMPPKGRLVVQIKGMSLEGEDKQKTVAVPLAALPEGSEATGDAAGLARLSAAGVTVMALGDQAQIAAVRFGSQARRAGWEQGWDIAEIKVPNPNRPSEFWFYVPALLILALIWFKQGVRLRREGMPAPVPV